A single genomic interval of Bradyrhizobium sp. sBnM-33 harbors:
- a CDS encoding NAD(P)H-dependent glycerol-3-phosphate dehydrogenase, which translates to MTSFNSVAVIGAGAYGTALACAAVRAGRKVVLYARSAESAAQMQTTRKNPKLSGVSLDSTIGVTADIAAAARADIVLLATPAQSLREAATTLAPHVEPKTPVVACAKGIERGTHRFMTEIIAETIPDAIPAILSGPNFADDVALGLPTAVTLAARDEKLASFLVQALGSSTFRPYHTSDVRGVEIGGAAKNVLAIAAGIVVGRQLGASALAALTTRGFSELARLGRACGARGETLAGLSGLGDLILSCSSPQSRNLAFGIALGRGEPPNRDKLAEGEFTAPVLIELAASQNVDMPVSNAVAAILSGKVTIDAAIEGLLTRPFKAEE; encoded by the coding sequence ATGACGTCCTTCAATTCCGTCGCGGTGATCGGCGCCGGTGCCTATGGCACCGCGCTCGCCTGCGCCGCGGTGCGCGCCGGCCGCAAAGTCGTGCTCTATGCGCGAAGCGCCGAAAGCGCCGCGCAGATGCAGACGACGCGAAAGAATCCAAAATTATCCGGCGTGAGCCTCGACAGCACTATCGGCGTCACGGCCGATATCGCGGCCGCGGCGCGCGCGGACATCGTCCTGCTTGCGACACCTGCGCAAAGTTTGCGCGAAGCCGCTACAACACTTGCGCCGCACGTCGAACCGAAGACACCCGTCGTCGCCTGTGCCAAGGGAATCGAGCGCGGCACCCACAGGTTCATGACCGAGATCATCGCCGAGACCATACCGGATGCAATCCCTGCAATCCTGTCGGGACCGAACTTCGCCGATGATGTGGCGCTAGGCCTTCCAACTGCCGTGACGCTTGCCGCAAGAGATGAAAAGCTGGCGAGCTTTCTGGTGCAGGCGCTGGGCTCGTCGACCTTCCGGCCCTATCACACCTCCGATGTCCGCGGCGTCGAGATTGGTGGGGCGGCCAAGAACGTGCTGGCGATCGCAGCCGGCATCGTGGTCGGCCGGCAGCTCGGCGCCTCGGCGCTGGCCGCGCTGACCACGCGCGGCTTCAGCGAGCTCGCGCGCCTCGGCCGCGCCTGCGGCGCGCGCGGCGAAACGCTGGCGGGCCTGTCGGGGCTCGGCGATCTGATCCTGAGCTGCTCCAGTCCGCAGTCTCGCAATCTGGCATTCGGTATCGCGCTTGGGCGCGGCGAGCCGCCGAACCGCGACAAGCTCGCCGAAGGCGAATTCACCGCGCCGGTCCTGATCGAACTGGCAGCTTCGCAGAACGTCGATATGCCGGTATCAAATGCGGTCGCGGCGATCCTGAGCGGCAAGGTGACGATCGACGCGGCGATCGAAGGCCTGCTGACGCGGCCGTTCAAGGCGGAGGAATGA
- the tsaD gene encoding tRNA (adenosine(37)-N6)-threonylcarbamoyltransferase complex transferase subunit TsaD: protein MLVLGIETTCDETAAAVVERQRDGSGRILSNIVRSQTSEHARFGGVVPEIAARAHVDLLDGIVSQAMKDANVGFAQLSAVAAAAGPGLIGGVIVGLTTAKAIAMVHDTPLIAVNHLEAHALTPRLTCALAFPYCLFLASGGHTQIVAVVGVGKYVRLGTTVDDAMGEAFDKVAKMLSLPYPGGPEVERAAGSGDAKRFAFPRPMLGRPDANFSLSGLKTAVRNEANRLMPLEPQDVSDLCASFQAAVLESTADRLSVGLRLFHEQFGPPRALVAAGGVAANHAIRGALQDVASKAQTTLIIPPPALCTDNGAMIAWAGAERMALGLTDTMDAPPRARWLLDANATAPAGFANTRAGF, encoded by the coding sequence ATGCTGGTGCTGGGTATCGAGACCACCTGCGATGAAACCGCAGCCGCCGTGGTCGAGCGCCAGCGCGATGGAAGCGGAAGGATTCTATCCAATATCGTGCGCTCGCAAACCTCGGAACACGCTCGGTTCGGCGGCGTGGTGCCGGAGATAGCGGCGCGCGCCCATGTCGACCTGCTCGACGGGATCGTCAGCCAGGCCATGAAAGATGCCAATGTCGGCTTCGCGCAATTGTCAGCGGTCGCGGCCGCCGCAGGTCCCGGCCTGATCGGCGGCGTGATTGTCGGCCTCACCACCGCCAAGGCCATCGCGATGGTGCATGACACCCCGCTGATTGCGGTCAATCATCTCGAAGCGCACGCGCTGACACCGCGGCTCACTTGCGCGCTCGCCTTTCCCTATTGTCTGTTTCTCGCCTCCGGCGGTCACACCCAGATCGTCGCCGTGGTCGGCGTCGGCAAATATGTGCGGCTCGGCACCACCGTCGACGACGCGATGGGGGAGGCTTTCGACAAGGTCGCGAAGATGTTGTCGCTGCCCTATCCGGGCGGGCCGGAGGTCGAGCGCGCGGCGGGAAGCGGCGACGCCAAACGTTTCGCCTTTCCGCGGCCGATGCTCGGCCGGCCGGATGCGAATTTCTCGCTGTCGGGATTGAAGACGGCGGTTCGCAATGAGGCCAACCGCTTGATGCCGCTGGAGCCGCAGGATGTCAGCGACCTCTGTGCCAGTTTTCAGGCCGCGGTGCTGGAATCGACCGCAGATCGGCTGAGCGTCGGCTTGAGACTGTTTCACGAGCAATTCGGCCCGCCCCGCGCGCTGGTCGCCGCCGGCGGCGTCGCGGCCAACCACGCCATTCGCGGCGCGCTGCAGGATGTCGCCTCGAAGGCGCAGACCACGCTGATCATTCCGCCGCCTGCGCTCTGCACCGACAACGGCGCCATGATCGCCTGGGCCGGCGCGGAGCGGATGGCGCTGGGATTGACCGATACGATGGATGCGCCGCCGCGCGCGCGCTGGCTGCTCGACGCCAACGCAACCGCGCCGGCCGGCTTCGCCAACACGCGCGCAGGATTCTGA
- a CDS encoding polysaccharide deacetylase family protein gives MRNALGLMLASVVTALVITGVWFWTSSPRADAAAPQTVAARAAEPAPAAARPALRDDVETTASLSKPAPAPVPIPAAQPARSACANPDALGVSRTVVIDTTGGPGFGFLQYKQFDFLTDKEVVLTFDDGPWPTTPAVLKALSDECTKAVFFPVGKHTTYHPEILKQVAAAGHTIGSHTWSHTHLDGKKLTEQQMREEIEKGFSAVKMALGTAPAPFFRFPGLAHTQAALGYLGTRNIAMFSVDVDSNDFKSSGPDQVIQNVMTKLDKQGKGVILMHDLQKSTAQALPTLLRRLKAGGYKVVQMKAKEQLETLPEYDAMLVKDQKMPAVASRPISSVVQTVSQ, from the coding sequence ATGCGTAATGCGTTGGGCCTGATGCTGGCCAGTGTAGTGACGGCGCTGGTGATCACCGGCGTTTGGTTCTGGACCTCCTCGCCGCGAGCCGATGCGGCTGCACCCCAAACCGTCGCCGCCCGTGCGGCCGAGCCGGCACCCGCCGCAGCCAGGCCCGCACTGCGGGACGACGTCGAGACCACGGCCTCTCTCTCGAAGCCGGCCCCTGCCCCCGTGCCGATTCCCGCAGCCCAGCCGGCGCGATCGGCCTGCGCCAATCCCGACGCACTCGGCGTCAGCCGTACCGTCGTGATCGACACCACCGGCGGCCCCGGCTTCGGCTTCCTGCAATACAAGCAGTTCGACTTCCTGACCGACAAAGAGGTCGTGCTGACCTTCGACGACGGCCCGTGGCCGACCACGCCCGCCGTGCTCAAGGCGCTATCGGATGAATGCACCAAGGCCGTGTTCTTTCCGGTCGGCAAGCACACGACATATCATCCGGAGATTCTCAAGCAGGTCGCGGCCGCCGGCCACACCATCGGCTCGCACACCTGGTCGCACACACATCTCGACGGCAAAAAGCTGACCGAGCAGCAGATGAGAGAAGAGATCGAGAAGGGTTTTAGCGCCGTGAAGATGGCGCTGGGCACGGCTCCCGCGCCGTTCTTCCGCTTCCCGGGGCTCGCGCACACGCAGGCCGCGCTCGGCTATCTCGGCACGCGCAACATCGCGATGTTTTCAGTCGATGTCGATTCCAACGACTTCAAGTCTTCCGGTCCCGACCAGGTGATCCAGAACGTCATGACCAAGCTCGACAAGCAGGGCAAGGGCGTCATCCTGATGCACGATCTGCAGAAGAGCACGGCGCAGGCCTTGCCGACGCTGCTGCGCCGCCTCAAAGCCGGCGGCTACAAGGTCGTGCAGATGAAGGCCAAGGAGCAGCTCGAAACCCTGCCCGAATATGACGCGATGCTGGTCAAGGACCAGAAAATGCCGGCGGTCGCCAGCCGCCCGATCAGCAGCGTGGTGCAGACGGTTTCGCAGTAA
- a CDS encoding EVE domain-containing protein → MNYWLVKSEPSSWSWDQQVAKGAKGEAWTGVRNFTARQNLVNMKKGDKAFFYHSNEGKEIVGIAEVIKEAYPDPTDKTGKFVCVDIKADKPLKTPVTMAAIKADKRLADMALVKYSRLSVQPVTAEEWKLVCKMGGL, encoded by the coding sequence ATGAATTACTGGTTGGTGAAATCCGAACCCTCGAGCTGGTCATGGGACCAGCAGGTCGCGAAGGGCGCCAAGGGTGAAGCCTGGACCGGCGTGCGCAATTTCACCGCGCGGCAGAATCTGGTGAACATGAAGAAGGGCGACAAGGCCTTCTTCTATCACTCCAACGAGGGCAAGGAGATCGTCGGCATCGCCGAGGTCATCAAGGAGGCCTATCCCGATCCGACCGACAAGACCGGCAAATTCGTCTGCGTCGACATCAAGGCCGACAAGCCGTTGAAGACGCCGGTGACAATGGCCGCGATCAAGGCCGACAAGAGGCTCGCCGACATGGCGCTAGTGAAGTATTCGCGACTGTCGGTGCAGCCGGTCACGGCCGAAGAGTGGAAGCTGGTCTGCAAGATGGGCGGGCTGTAG
- a CDS encoding TRAP transporter large permease subunit, producing the protein MTDPQLGMLMLGLFIFIIMLGFPIAFTLMAMGVSFGYYAYYTPGQEFFQNRIFTLLVQKTFEVTSSDVLVAVPLFLFMGYLVERANILDRLFYSLQLSMKNVPGALAVATLITCAMFATATGIVGAVVTLMGLLALPAMLRAGYDTKLSAGVVCAGGCLGILIPPSILLIVYAATAGVSAVKLYAAAFFPGFLLALLYILYAMARAIINPALAPKLPPEQTNVPISTVIWALATSFLPLALLIVAVLGAILFGLATPSEAAAVGALMSIVLAAAYRSLNYTMMRESVYLTVRATAMVCYLFIGSWTFSAVFAVLGGQTVVEQFFASMNLSPIQFLLLTQVIIFLLGWPLEWTEIIIIFVPIFLPLLPNYGIDPIFFGILVALNTQTAFNTPPVAMAAFYLKGVAPPEVKLTDIFSGALPFVGLVFLTMALVYIFPEIALWLPSYLYGSR; encoded by the coding sequence ATGACCGACCCTCAACTCGGCATGCTGATGCTGGGGCTTTTCATCTTCATCATCATGCTCGGCTTCCCGATCGCCTTCACGCTGATGGCGATGGGCGTCTCGTTTGGCTACTATGCCTACTACACTCCCGGTCAGGAGTTCTTCCAGAACCGCATCTTCACGCTGCTGGTGCAGAAGACGTTCGAGGTCACGTCCAGCGACGTGCTGGTCGCGGTGCCCTTGTTCCTCTTCATGGGCTATCTGGTCGAGCGCGCCAATATTCTCGACCGCCTGTTCTACTCGCTGCAACTGTCGATGAAGAACGTGCCGGGCGCTCTGGCGGTGGCCACGCTGATCACTTGCGCGATGTTCGCCACCGCCACCGGCATCGTCGGCGCCGTTGTCACGCTGATGGGGCTGCTGGCTTTGCCCGCCATGCTGCGAGCCGGCTACGACACCAAGCTGTCGGCAGGCGTGGTCTGCGCCGGCGGCTGCCTCGGCATCCTGATTCCGCCGAGCATTCTCCTGATCGTCTATGCGGCCACCGCCGGCGTTTCGGCGGTCAAGCTTTATGCGGCCGCGTTCTTTCCGGGGTTCCTGCTGGCTCTGCTCTACATCCTTTATGCGATGGCGCGCGCGATCATCAATCCCGCGCTCGCACCGAAGCTGCCGCCCGAGCAGACCAACGTGCCGATCTCCACGGTGATCTGGGCGCTTGCCACATCATTCCTGCCGCTCGCGCTCCTCATCGTCGCCGTGCTCGGCGCGATCCTGTTCGGGCTGGCGACGCCGTCCGAGGCGGCTGCCGTAGGCGCCCTCATGAGCATCGTTCTGGCGGCCGCCTATCGTTCGCTCAACTATACGATGATGCGCGAATCGGTATATCTGACCGTGCGCGCGACCGCGATGGTCTGCTACCTCTTCATCGGCTCATGGACGTTTTCCGCGGTGTTTGCCGTCCTTGGCGGACAGACGGTGGTCGAACAGTTCTTCGCCTCGATGAACCTGTCGCCGATCCAGTTCCTGCTGTTGACTCAGGTGATCATCTTTCTGCTCGGCTGGCCGCTGGAATGGACCGAGATCATCATCATCTTCGTGCCGATCTTCCTGCCGCTGCTTCCCAACTACGGCATCGATCCGATCTTCTTCGGCATCCTGGTCGCACTGAACACGCAGACCGCGTTCAATACGCCACCGGTTGCGATGGCCGCCTTCTACCTGAAAGGCGTGGCACCGCCCGAGGTGAAGCTCACCGACATCTTCTCCGGCGCGCTTCCCTTTGTCGGCCTGGTCTTCTTGACCATGGCACTGGTCTACATCTTCCCGGAAATTGCGTTGTGGTTGCCCAGCTATCTCTACGGATCGCGGTGA
- a CDS encoding amidase has translation MSLNALGLAEAAAGIRDGRLSSVELVADCLKRIDEADRDIEAWAFLDRDYAMRQAEAADDRRKQGKATGPLHGVPLGIKDIFDTGDMPTEFGSSLWAGRTPRRDAVAVARLRAAGAVILGKTVTTEYAYFNPGKTRNPHNPDHTPGGSSSGSAAAVAALMVPGAIGSQTNGSVIRPAAFCGVVGFKPTHGLIPRSGALLLSRALDHVGVFARSVDDAALLAQTLAGFDEEDPDTRPLAPPRFVDLAASEPPLPPRFAFVRSPAWKHVEQVTTEAFAELVEALGEHVSEVEVGPSFDRAIEMHRTVMEVEMAHNLHRDFEQGGKSLSKMLRALIERGRQVLAVDYTRALAGSAPLNAALDGVFDEYDAILTPSAPGPAPRGLDSTGNPVFCSMWTYLGTPAVTLPLLQSESGLPIGVQLVGRRGNDARLLRTANWLINTLGKRGRGTAAPAKTSAKTNARRAKTRSGR, from the coding sequence ATGAGTCTCAATGCGCTCGGGCTTGCGGAAGCGGCGGCCGGCATCCGCGACGGTCGGCTCAGCTCAGTGGAGCTCGTCGCCGACTGCTTGAAACGCATCGACGAGGCCGATCGCGACATCGAGGCGTGGGCATTCCTCGATCGCGACTACGCGATGCGGCAGGCCGAGGCTGCCGACGACCGCCGCAAGCAAGGCAAGGCCACAGGCCCGCTGCATGGCGTGCCGTTGGGCATCAAGGACATTTTCGATACCGGCGACATGCCGACGGAGTTCGGATCAAGCCTGTGGGCGGGACGCACGCCGCGCCGCGATGCAGTGGCCGTGGCGCGGCTGCGGGCGGCAGGAGCCGTGATCCTCGGCAAGACGGTGACGACCGAGTATGCCTATTTCAATCCGGGCAAAACCCGAAATCCGCATAACCCGGATCACACGCCGGGCGGATCGTCATCGGGCTCCGCCGCGGCGGTTGCGGCGCTGATGGTGCCGGGCGCCATCGGCTCGCAGACCAACGGGTCCGTGATCCGCCCCGCCGCCTTCTGCGGGGTGGTTGGCTTCAAGCCGACACACGGTCTCATTCCACGGAGCGGCGCGCTACTGCTATCGCGGGCACTCGATCATGTCGGCGTGTTTGCGCGCTCGGTCGACGACGCAGCACTGCTGGCGCAGACGCTTGCGGGTTTCGACGAGGAAGATCCGGATACGCGCCCCCTTGCCCCTCCCCGCTTTGTCGACTTGGCGGCAAGCGAGCCGCCATTGCCGCCGCGGTTCGCTTTCGTGCGCTCGCCCGCGTGGAAGCACGTCGAGCAGGTGACGACGGAGGCGTTTGCCGAACTGGTGGAGGCGCTGGGCGAGCACGTTTCCGAAGTCGAGGTCGGCCCGAGCTTCGACCGCGCCATCGAGATGCACCGCACTGTCATGGAAGTGGAGATGGCGCACAACCTGCATCGCGATTTCGAGCAGGGGGGCAAGTCCCTGAGCAAGATGCTGCGCGCGCTGATCGAGCGCGGGCGCCAGGTTTTGGCCGTCGACTACACCCGCGCCTTGGCCGGCAGCGCGCCGCTCAACGCGGCGCTCGACGGCGTGTTTGACGAATACGACGCGATTCTGACTCCGTCTGCACCGGGCCCGGCGCCGCGCGGCCTCGACAGTACCGGCAACCCCGTGTTCTGCTCAATGTGGACTTATCTCGGGACGCCGGCGGTGACGCTGCCGCTGCTGCAATCGGAAAGCGGCCTGCCCATTGGCGTGCAGTTGGTCGGGCGCCGCGGCAACGATGCGCGGCTCCTGCGGACGGCCAACTGGCTAATCAATACTCTCGGAAAACGCGGCCGCGGCACAGCCGCGCCTGCCAAGACCAGTGCCAAGACCAATGCGCGTCGCGCGAAAACAAGGAGCGGCCGATGA
- a CDS encoding COG4223 family protein, with amino-acid sequence MVDNRPEDTGSLPESGRPKREPPTIDLDASEVSSETRNSGEAPSEPVAEPAPEIAEAPVGEPPVEESRVAEPPSRPVSPWVIAPVSGAAAAALVIGVGWMLGWPAIQPASVSQTAQLNAAAINGLTARIAGLESKVGKPVADPAAAARTEALEKSVATLRGEVAAVRAQGEKLASAINEVKSAPRGDGTVSPDLSAFAERIAKIESQMRAQSAEIAQQGSKLADTTADAKPADDMPLRRVVSAALLDVLVRIGDPYPTALAAAKALAPNPEALRPLDQFAENGVPNAGKLSTELLALMPKLLPAQQSAATTGTGIVDRLQAGAAKLVKIERTDTAGTDRGAVVARITAAALRNDFNEARRELKTLEPADRAAAQEWLERADARNAALAASRQFAADAMAVLAKPAQ; translated from the coding sequence ATGGTCGATAACAGGCCCGAAGACACTGGATCGTTGCCCGAATCGGGTCGGCCGAAGCGTGAGCCGCCGACCATCGATCTCGATGCCTCCGAAGTATCGAGCGAAACCAGGAATTCTGGCGAGGCGCCATCCGAACCTGTGGCTGAACCCGCGCCCGAGATCGCCGAAGCGCCGGTTGGGGAGCCTCCAGTTGAGGAGTCCCGGGTGGCGGAGCCGCCGTCCCGGCCTGTCTCACCCTGGGTCATCGCGCCGGTTTCCGGCGCGGCCGCGGCAGCGCTGGTGATCGGCGTCGGCTGGATGCTAGGCTGGCCCGCGATTCAGCCAGCCTCCGTATCGCAGACCGCGCAGCTCAACGCCGCCGCCATCAACGGTTTGACCGCGCGCATCGCCGGCCTCGAATCCAAGGTGGGCAAACCCGTAGCTGATCCCGCCGCTGCCGCGCGCACTGAGGCACTTGAAAAATCCGTCGCGACGCTGCGCGGTGAAGTCGCGGCGGTACGCGCGCAAGGCGAGAAGCTGGCATCTGCCATCAACGAGGTGAAGTCGGCGCCGCGTGGCGACGGCACCGTGTCGCCTGATCTCAGCGCGTTTGCCGAACGCATCGCCAAGATCGAGAGCCAGATGCGGGCGCAGAGCGCCGAGATCGCGCAACAAGGCAGCAAGCTTGCCGACACGACGGCCGACGCCAAACCTGCGGATGATATGCCGCTGCGCCGTGTGGTATCGGCAGCGCTGCTCGATGTGCTGGTCCGGATCGGCGATCCCTATCCGACGGCGCTCGCCGCAGCCAAGGCGCTGGCGCCCAATCCCGAAGCGTTAAGGCCGCTCGATCAATTTGCGGAGAACGGCGTGCCGAACGCCGGCAAGCTGAGCACGGAACTGCTGGCGCTGATGCCAAAACTGTTGCCGGCCCAACAGAGCGCCGCCACCACCGGCACCGGCATCGTCGACCGTCTGCAGGCGGGCGCCGCCAAGCTGGTCAAGATCGAACGCACCGATACCGCCGGCACGGACCGCGGCGCCGTGGTGGCGCGGATTACGGCGGCTGCGCTGCGCAATGATTTCAACGAGGCGCGGCGGGAATTGAAGACGCTGGAGCCGGCCGATCGCGCCGCGGCGCAAGAGTGGCTCGAACGGGCCGATGCGCGCAACGCTGCGCTGGCCGCATCCCGTCAATTTGCAGCCGATGCCATGGCTGTGCTCGCCAAACCGGCGCAATAA
- a CDS encoding uroporphyrinogen-III synthase: MAVLVTRPSPDDEMTEKSLRARGVDVLRAPMLRFEPVPFQDDADATYGAVIATSANALRAIVPHLADSRLLKLPLFAVGENTAAAARDAGFGEVIASKGDAGALRDLVLASAKSKQLKKASPILYLAGADLARDLAGELGEKGFTVVTHTTYRMVPVPSLPPEVCDAFVAHEVEAVLHYSRRSARAFLEAARFGGVEISALALPQCCISAGVAAVLRDAGATQVTTAVSPDENALFEALDRALQARSGPNL; the protein is encoded by the coding sequence ATGGCCGTTCTCGTGACGCGACCAAGTCCGGATGATGAGATGACGGAGAAGTCCCTCCGCGCGCGAGGGGTCGACGTGCTGCGCGCGCCGATGCTGCGGTTCGAGCCGGTGCCGTTCCAGGACGATGCGGACGCGACCTATGGCGCCGTCATCGCCACCAGCGCCAACGCGCTGCGCGCCATCGTGCCCCATCTTGCCGACAGCCGGCTTCTCAAACTGCCGCTGTTCGCGGTCGGAGAAAATACCGCGGCGGCGGCCCGCGATGCGGGGTTCGGCGAAGTGATCGCCTCAAAGGGCGACGCCGGCGCGTTGCGCGATCTGGTGCTGGCGAGCGCGAAATCGAAGCAACTGAAGAAGGCGAGCCCGATACTGTACCTTGCCGGCGCCGATCTCGCGCGCGACCTTGCCGGTGAACTCGGCGAAAAGGGTTTTACGGTGGTGACGCATACCACCTACCGGATGGTGCCCGTGCCCAGCCTGCCGCCCGAAGTATGTGACGCTTTCGTGGCGCATGAGGTCGAAGCCGTGCTGCATTACTCGCGGCGCAGCGCGCGTGCGTTTCTGGAGGCGGCGCGCTTCGGCGGTGTCGAAATCTCGGCATTGGCGCTGCCGCAGTGCTGCATTTCGGCAGGCGTCGCCGCGGTGTTGCGGGATGCCGGCGCGACCCAGGTCACGACTGCGGTTTCGCCGGATGAAAACGCCCTGTTCGAGGCGCTGGACCGGGCGTTGCAGGCTCGATCGGGTCCTAATCTTTAA
- a CDS encoding heme biosynthesis protein HemY, translating to MIRIILFLVLIALGAAGAAWIAEQSGDVVLSWGGYRVQTTLPVFVLGLGIVVVAAMMLWAILRGLWRTPQRIRRNRRERRQARGRHAITQGLLAIGHGDSAAARIHADAARKHAAHDPLALLLHAQSAQLDGDREGAQRAFRTMAEREDTRLLGLRGLFIEAQRADDPVAAVMLAEEALKLSPSSSWASHAVLGFCCAKGDWAGALKILDNNQSAGLIDKATYRRQRGVLLTARALELEKVDRDLARESVMEAVKLAPTLVPAAVLASKFESEAHQVRRSMRLVETAWLAQPHPDLADAYAHVKLGDSARQRLVRVETLAAKTPGHIEGALAIARAAIDASEFTKAREALAPFIAQPTQRVALLMAEIERTEHGDSGRARAWTLRAVRALHDPAWTADGYVSDRWRPVSPVTGRLDAFQWQTPVAALPSDKGAAIESSPFEEAMLATPRRAVVIAPPGAVDEQPAEPTAPVTPEPPAAQDNVPPAAAGMEAAPAEATRPEAVTAPTPEPAPPEPAPPKPAEPAPSQPAPLFRSRQDIPKTVPTPIPAVIPLIRAPDDPGIDEDGPADEFAEQIAPPKAQAGGWRGFLSRWGGS from the coding sequence ATGATCCGGATCATTCTGTTCCTGGTGTTGATCGCGCTCGGTGCAGCGGGCGCGGCCTGGATTGCCGAGCAGAGCGGCGATGTCGTGCTGTCATGGGGCGGCTATCGCGTGCAGACCACGCTGCCGGTGTTCGTGCTGGGGCTCGGCATTGTCGTCGTCGCGGCAATGATGCTGTGGGCGATCCTGCGCGGCCTGTGGCGCACGCCGCAACGTATCCGCCGCAACCGGCGCGAACGTCGTCAGGCCCGCGGCCGGCATGCGATCACGCAAGGCCTGCTCGCGATCGGCCATGGCGATTCCGCGGCTGCCCGCATTCACGCGGATGCCGCGCGAAAGCACGCGGCGCATGATCCGCTGGCCCTGCTGCTGCATGCGCAATCGGCGCAGCTCGACGGCGACCGCGAGGGCGCGCAGCGCGCCTTCCGCACCATGGCCGAGCGTGAAGACACGCGGCTGTTGGGTCTGCGCGGCCTGTTCATCGAGGCGCAGCGCGCCGACGATCCCGTCGCCGCGGTCATGCTCGCCGAGGAGGCGCTAAAGCTGTCGCCATCGTCGTCATGGGCCTCGCACGCCGTGCTCGGCTTCTGCTGCGCCAAGGGCGACTGGGCCGGCGCGCTAAAGATCCTCGACAACAATCAGTCGGCCGGGCTGATCGACAAGGCGACCTATCGCCGGCAGCGCGGCGTGCTGCTCACTGCACGCGCGCTCGAGCTCGAAAAGGTCGATCGCGATCTGGCGCGCGAGAGCGTGATGGAAGCGGTCAAGCTGGCGCCGACTCTGGTGCCCGCCGCGGTGCTGGCGAGCAAGTTCGAGAGCGAAGCGCACCAGGTGCGGCGTTCGATGCGTCTCGTCGAGACGGCGTGGCTGGCGCAACCGCATCCGGATCTGGCCGATGCCTATGCCCATGTGAAGTTGGGGGATTCCGCACGCCAACGGCTGGTGCGGGTCGAGACGCTGGCGGCGAAAACACCGGGCCATATCGAGGGCGCGCTGGCGATTGCGCGCGCCGCGATCGACGCCTCCGAATTTACCAAAGCGCGCGAGGCGCTGGCGCCCTTCATCGCTCAGCCGACACAGCGCGTCGCGCTGTTGATGGCCGAGATCGAGCGCACCGAGCATGGCGATAGCGGCCGCGCGCGCGCTTGGACCTTGCGCGCGGTGCGCGCGCTGCACGATCCGGCCTGGACCGCCGACGGTTATGTCAGCGACCGGTGGCGGCCGGTTTCCCCCGTCACCGGGCGGCTCGATGCCTTTCAATGGCAGACGCCTGTCGCGGCGCTGCCGTCTGACAAGGGCGCCGCGATTGAATCCTCCCCGTTCGAAGAAGCCATGCTGGCGACGCCGCGCCGCGCCGTCGTGATTGCGCCGCCTGGGGCCGTGGACGAGCAGCCCGCCGAGCCCACTGCTCCCGTCACGCCCGAACCGCCCGCCGCGCAGGACAATGTGCCGCCGGCGGCTGCTGGCATGGAAGCGGCTCCGGCCGAGGCCACCCGCCCGGAAGCGGTCACCGCTCCGACGCCCGAGCCAGCCCCGCCGGAGCCAGCCCCGCCGAAGCCGGCCGAGCCGGCACCAAGCCAACCGGCGCCGCTGTTCCGTTCCCGCCAGGATATTCCAAAGACGGTTCCAACCCCGATTCCCGCCGTGATCCCCCTCATTCGAGCCCCCGACGATCCTGGCATCGACGAGGACGGCCCAGCGGACGAATTCGCGGAACAAATCGCCCCGCCCAAGGCCCAGGCCGGCGGCTGGCGGGGATTTTTGTCACGATGGGGCGGCAGCTAG
- a CDS encoding TRAP transporter small permease subunit: MRKFLFFIDELSTWVGKAFAWLILVLTLGVSYEVFMRYVLRAPTTWAFDISYITYGAMFLMAGAYTLSRNGHVRADVVYRLWSPRTQATMDLVLYILFFLPAIAALMYSGWNYADMSVRFREVSIFSPAGVPVFPLKALIPITGLLLLLQGFAEIIRCVLCIRTGQWPQRLHDVEETESLIIREHQQQQAAVEPSEKGAGA; this comes from the coding sequence ATGAGGAAGTTTCTGTTTTTCATCGATGAACTCAGCACCTGGGTCGGCAAGGCGTTCGCCTGGCTGATTCTCGTCCTCACGCTCGGAGTCAGCTACGAGGTGTTCATGCGCTACGTGCTGCGTGCGCCGACCACCTGGGCGTTCGACATCAGCTACATCACCTATGGCGCGATGTTCCTGATGGCCGGCGCCTATACGCTCTCGCGCAACGGCCATGTGCGTGCCGACGTGGTCTACCGCCTCTGGTCACCGCGCACCCAGGCGACGATGGACCTCGTTCTCTACATTCTGTTTTTCCTGCCGGCGATCGCAGCGCTGATGTATTCGGGCTGGAATTATGCCGATATGTCGGTTCGCTTCCGCGAAGTCAGCATCTTCAGTCCGGCTGGCGTGCCAGTATTTCCGCTGAAGGCGCTGATCCCGATCACGGGCCTGCTCCTGCTTCTGCAAGGCTTCGCTGAAATCATTCGCTGTGTGCTGTGCATCCGCACCGGCCAATGGCCACAACGCCTGCACGACGTTGAGGAAACCGAGAGCCTGATCATCCGCGAGCATCAGCAGCAGCAGGCTGCGGTGGAGCCGAGTGAGAAGGGAGCTGGCGCATGA